A genome region from Anopheles stephensi strain Indian chromosome 2, UCI_ANSTEP_V1.0, whole genome shotgun sequence includes the following:
- the LOC118505958 gene encoding inosine-uridine preferring nucleoside hydrolase-like: MALPRKVIIDLDVGTDDAWALWMLLKCEKSYGYEVIGITCVNGNTTVNNVVENTLTLLTAMGRTDVPVFRGAEEPLILPSEKKDVSSFHGVNGLGDIDFGIKADRKPLQQEHAVSAITRLLQQHKGQVDLIFVGPLTNLALAMKLQPGLLSMAGQLYIMGGNRHGVGNITWSAEFNFHTDPEAAQIVLQKEYCPVTIVPWETCQRHAIPMQWRMEVLGANEEQPVLRILNAVEQKTYAQRTHWMPCDAYLVAAYVLPGCVEKAHLYSVDVELHGALTRGQMILNHKLQGNGHVRIVDDINEVAFKELCFKTVA; encoded by the coding sequence ATGGCCCTACCAAGGAAGGTAATTATCGATCTGGATGTCGGAACGGACGATGCGTGGGCCCTTTGGATGCTGCTGAAGTGTGAAAAGTCGTACGGATACGAGGTGATCGGTATCACGTGCGTGAACGGCAACACAACAGTGAACAACGTGGTGGAAAACACACTCACCTTGCTGACCGCGATGGGCCGTACAGATGTGCCGGTATTCCGGGGTGCTGAAGAACCACTGATACTTCCGTCGGAAAAGAAAGATGTCAGCAGCTTTCACGGCGTAAACGGGCTCGGTGACATAGACTTTGGTATTAAGGCCGATCGGAAACCGCTTCAACAAGAGCACGCAGTTAGTGCAATAACACGTCTGCTCCAACAACACAAAGGACAGGTCGATTTGATTTTTGTCGGTCCACTTACGAATCTGGCACTCGCCATGAAGCTTCAGCCGGGCCTGCTAAGCATGGCTGGACAGCTGTACATCATGGGTGGCAATCGGCATGGCGTCGGAAATATAACGTGGTCAGCCGAGTTTAATTTCCACACCGACCCGGAAGCTGCTCAAATCGTACTTCAAAAGGAGTACTGTCCGGTTACGATTGTGCCGTGGGAAACGTGCCAAAGACACGCGATCCCCATGCAGTGGCGTATGGAAGTGTTGGGAGCAAACGAAGAACAACCCGTACTGCGCATTCTGAATGCAGTCGAGCAAAAGACGTACGCTCAGCGAACGCATTGGATGCCGTGCGATGCGTATCTGGTAGCTGCGTACGTGTTGCCGGGCTGTGTGGAGAAAGCACACCTGTACTCAGTGGATGTGGAGCTGCACGGTGCACTAACCCGTGGACAGATGATACTGAACCACAAGCTGCAGGGAAATGGCCACGTGCGTATCGTTGACGATATCAATGAGGTAGCGTTTAAAGAGCTTTGCTTCAAAACAGTTGCTTGA